In Myxococcus stipitatus, the following are encoded in one genomic region:
- a CDS encoding FRG domain-containing protein: protein MREHRVTTWLELQDALFANSWNETLGRHRSSFVFRGMPFVEHDLSTALNRQGMFVRQERDLLRAFRKYARGTTHEPLDSVWDWLALAQHHGLPTRMLDWTFSPYVALHFLTEDAELRREDGVVWCVDYRETNRLLPRPLKALLRREGADVFTGDMLAEVARTIPELDRLTDHPFVLFFEPPSLDARIINQFALFSVMNGPELRLDTFLEKRKKGVRRLIIPAALKWEVRDKLDQANVTERVLFPGLDGLSRWLRRYYSPRPL from the coding sequence ATGCGAGAGCACCGCGTCACCACGTGGCTGGAACTTCAGGACGCGCTGTTCGCGAACTCCTGGAACGAGACGCTTGGGCGCCACCGCTCCAGCTTCGTCTTCCGGGGCATGCCCTTCGTCGAACACGACCTGTCCACCGCGCTCAACCGCCAGGGCATGTTCGTCCGCCAGGAGCGCGACTTGCTGCGCGCCTTCCGCAAGTACGCGCGCGGCACCACCCACGAGCCCCTGGACTCGGTCTGGGACTGGCTCGCCCTGGCCCAGCACCACGGCCTGCCCACGCGCATGCTCGACTGGACCTTCAGCCCCTACGTCGCGCTGCACTTCCTCACCGAGGACGCGGAGCTGAGAAGAGAGGACGGCGTGGTGTGGTGCGTGGACTACCGCGAAACCAACCGTCTGCTCCCCCGCCCCCTCAAGGCCCTGCTGAGGCGCGAGGGCGCGGATGTCTTCACCGGAGACATGCTGGCGGAGGTGGCCCGGACCATTCCCGAGCTGGACCGGCTGACGGACCACCCATTCGTGCTCTTCTTCGAGCCGCCGTCCCTGGACGCGCGCATCATCAACCAGTTCGCCCTCTTCTCGGTGATGAACGGTCCCGAGCTGCGCCTGGACACGTTCCTGGAGAAGCGCAAGAAGGGCGTGCGCCGGCTCATCATCCCCGCCGCCCTCAAGTGGGAGGTGCGCGACAAGCTGGACCAGGCCAACGTCACCGAGCGCGTCCTCTTCCCCGGCCTAGACGGACTGAGCCGCTGGCTGCGCCGCTACTACAGCCCGCGGCCCCTGTGA
- a CDS encoding AEC family transporter, whose amino-acid sequence MSQVIGLLGTCLVLGVLARHSGKFPPGSAGPLNTFVLYVALPALVLRVMHRLEFVPSLVVAALVPWVYFLAAGPFFRWWGARLGWPKQTVAALVLTGGLGNTAFVGLPMAEALLGSKGLAVAVVVDQLGSFLALSTVATLSAARASAEAELPFRALVTKVATFPPFVALVLSLLLRPVGYPAWVESVLDRLGSLLTPLALFSVGLQLRFSGLKARLPALSLGLFYKLVLVPGVVVLVLLALPGLPPMVVQATVLQSAMAPMVSAAILAAEHRLDPDLSVLMVGVGIPLSFLTAPLMLWLVQ is encoded by the coding sequence ATGAGTCAGGTCATCGGGTTGCTGGGAACATGTCTGGTGTTGGGTGTCCTGGCCCGGCACAGTGGGAAGTTTCCTCCGGGCTCGGCGGGGCCGCTCAACACGTTCGTGCTGTACGTGGCGCTGCCCGCGCTGGTGTTGCGGGTGATGCACCGGCTGGAGTTCGTGCCGTCGCTGGTCGTGGCAGCGTTGGTGCCGTGGGTGTACTTCCTGGCGGCGGGGCCCTTCTTCCGGTGGTGGGGCGCGCGTCTGGGCTGGCCGAAGCAGACGGTGGCGGCGTTGGTGTTGACGGGAGGGCTGGGCAACACGGCCTTCGTGGGGCTGCCCATGGCGGAGGCGCTGCTGGGCTCGAAGGGGTTGGCGGTCGCGGTGGTGGTGGACCAGTTGGGTTCGTTCCTGGCCTTGTCCACGGTCGCGACGCTGAGCGCCGCGCGGGCCAGCGCGGAGGCGGAGCTTCCGTTCCGCGCGCTGGTGACGAAGGTGGCGACGTTTCCACCGTTCGTGGCGCTCGTGCTGTCTCTGCTCCTTCGGCCCGTGGGATATCCCGCGTGGGTGGAGTCGGTGTTGGACCGGTTGGGTTCGCTTTTGACGCCGCTCGCGTTGTTCTCCGTGGGCTTGCAGCTGCGCTTCTCGGGACTGAAGGCGCGCCTGCCAGCACTGTCGCTGGGGCTCTTCTACAAGCTGGTGCTGGTGCCGGGCGTGGTGGTGCTGGTGTTGTTGGCCTTGCCGGGCCTTCCGCCCATGGTCGTGCAGGCGACGGTGCTCCAGTCGGCCATGGCTCCCATGGTGAGCGCGGCGATTCTCGCGGCCGAGCACCGCCTGGACCCGGACCTGTCGGTGCTGATGGTGGGCGTGGGGATTCCCCTGTCCTTCCTCACCGCGCCGCTGATGCTGTGGTTGGTCCAGTGA
- a CDS encoding M57 family metalloprotease, producing the protein MSQSKLIGAVTGLALLAGCGGGDASTPAPETVGQGMTYEQFLSVVYQEPETGIFIANGDTTFSNEKKLREFYEKNIRNGQLIVHQSGGVDAKWNDTQKKNITYCVSSTFGSNYSAAVTAMANAAAAWEAVADVKFVYVSAQDASCTASNNNVVFDVRPVNSGGQYLARAFFPDDLRADRNVLIDNTAFGSNPPWTLTGILRHELGHTLGFRHEHTRPEARTCFEDNNWRALTTYDSASVMHYPQCNGSQTGDLVITTKDAEGAAQLYGQPGGGPGPNPGTGTPTTETKTGSVAASTNANFGPFSVVAGTAFTVTMTGTGDPDLYVRFGSAPTTSAYDCRPYASGASESCNLTVPAGVTQAYVMVRGYTAATFNLTINYTKPGTGGGTPTTDSKSGSVASGADANLPAYSVVAGTTFKVVMTGSGDPDLYVRFGSAPTTSLWDCRPYASGASETCEVTVPAGQSSAYVMVRGYTAATYNLAISYTKP; encoded by the coding sequence ATGTCTCAGTCCAAGTTGATTGGCGCTGTCACGGGCCTGGCGCTGCTGGCGGGTTGTGGTGGCGGTGATGCGTCCACCCCCGCTCCGGAGACCGTGGGTCAGGGAATGACCTACGAGCAGTTCCTCTCGGTGGTCTACCAGGAGCCGGAGACCGGCATCTTCATCGCCAACGGCGACACGACGTTCTCCAACGAGAAGAAGCTGCGCGAGTTCTACGAGAAGAACATCCGCAACGGCCAGCTCATCGTCCACCAGAGCGGCGGCGTGGACGCGAAGTGGAACGACACGCAGAAGAAGAACATCACGTACTGCGTGAGCTCGACGTTCGGCTCGAACTACAGCGCGGCCGTGACGGCCATGGCGAACGCGGCGGCGGCGTGGGAAGCCGTGGCGGACGTGAAGTTCGTCTACGTGAGCGCGCAGGATGCCAGCTGCACCGCGAGCAACAACAACGTGGTGTTCGACGTGCGTCCGGTGAACTCGGGTGGCCAGTACCTGGCGCGCGCGTTCTTCCCGGATGACCTCCGCGCGGACCGCAACGTCCTCATCGACAACACGGCCTTCGGCAGCAACCCGCCCTGGACGCTGACGGGCATCCTCCGTCACGAGCTGGGCCATACGCTGGGCTTCCGCCACGAGCACACCCGCCCCGAGGCGCGCACCTGCTTCGAGGACAACAACTGGCGTGCGCTGACCACGTACGACTCCGCCTCCGTGATGCACTACCCGCAGTGCAACGGTTCGCAGACGGGCGACCTGGTCATCACGACGAAGGACGCCGAGGGCGCGGCGCAGCTCTACGGCCAGCCCGGTGGCGGCCCTGGGCCGAACCCTGGCACGGGCACCCCGACGACGGAGACCAAGACGGGCAGCGTGGCGGCGAGCACCAACGCGAACTTCGGTCCCTTCAGCGTCGTGGCTGGCACCGCGTTCACCGTGACGATGACGGGCACGGGCGACCCGGACCTGTACGTGCGCTTTGGCTCCGCGCCCACCACGTCGGCGTATGACTGCCGTCCGTACGCGTCCGGTGCGTCCGAGTCCTGCAACCTGACGGTGCCCGCCGGTGTCACGCAGGCGTACGTCATGGTGCGTGGCTACACGGCCGCGACGTTCAACCTGACCATCAACTACACCAAGCCGGGCACGGGCGGCGGCACGCCGACCACGGACAGCAAGTCCGGCAGCGTGGCGTCTGGCGCCGACGCGAACCTCCCCGCCTACAGCGTGGTGGCTGGCACCACGTTCAAGGTGGTGATGACGGGCTCGGGTGACCCGGACCTGTACGTGCGCTTCGGCTCCGCGCCCACCACGTCGCTGTGGGATTGCCGTCCGTATGCCTCCGGTGCGTCCGAGACGTGCGAGGTCACGGTGCCCGCGGGTCAGTCGTCCGCGTACGTCATGGTCCGCGGCTACACGGCGGCCACGTACAACCTGGCCATCAGCTACACCAAGCCGTAG
- a CDS encoding MFS transporter: MHGPPRWRMLLLVHAFSIRLLVSRPLLSGTTRRTALMGALRRGLHDMAGGFPRTYWVLWIGTLVNRLGSFVVPFLALYLTRERGFTVERAGLVVSLYGVGAVIASPLGGMLADRVGRRITLAGGLWMGSIGMVCLGFARDPIAISVAAFCLGIMGEVYRPAVSAAVADIVSPEERQRAFGLLYWVINVGFAISVPMAGLMVRYGYLTLFIADALTTFTYGCVIWFMLPETRPARASKQDTSEPSAAGSLLAPFRDPAFLAFAVPIFGVSVIFYQSQVALPMDLSARGLTEAQFGTVLAVNGALIVLLQPFTGRVLRHLRRAQALAIAAALTGLGFGLHSVSAHMGIAACAVAVWTLGEMLQAPVAPSIVADLAPSGLRGSYQGAYHMLWGMASGTAPALGGWLLGRAGSSSLWMTCLALGIVCAAWQLAIADSRRRRLDAQRSLRTDLSPLVD; this comes from the coding sequence GTGCATGGGCCACCTCGCTGGCGCATGCTGTTGCTCGTCCATGCCTTCTCGATTCGTCTTCTGGTGTCCCGTCCCCTGTTGTCTGGCACGACTCGGAGGACAGCCTTGATGGGCGCGCTGCGAAGGGGCCTGCACGACATGGCGGGCGGCTTCCCGCGAACCTACTGGGTGCTCTGGATAGGCACGCTGGTCAACCGGCTGGGCAGCTTCGTCGTCCCCTTCCTCGCGCTGTACCTCACGCGCGAACGCGGCTTCACCGTCGAGCGCGCGGGCCTGGTCGTGTCGCTCTACGGCGTGGGCGCCGTCATCGCGAGCCCCCTGGGTGGAATGCTCGCCGACCGCGTAGGCCGACGCATCACCCTGGCTGGCGGCTTGTGGATGGGTTCCATCGGAATGGTTTGTCTCGGCTTCGCCCGGGACCCCATCGCCATCTCCGTCGCGGCCTTCTGCCTGGGCATCATGGGCGAGGTCTACCGGCCCGCCGTGTCCGCCGCCGTCGCGGACATCGTCTCCCCCGAGGAGCGCCAGCGCGCCTTCGGCCTGCTCTACTGGGTCATCAACGTGGGCTTCGCCATCAGCGTGCCCATGGCCGGGCTGATGGTCCGCTACGGCTACCTCACCCTCTTCATCGCCGACGCCCTCACCACCTTCACCTACGGCTGCGTCATCTGGTTCATGCTCCCGGAGACCCGCCCCGCGCGCGCCTCGAAGCAGGACACCTCCGAGCCCAGCGCCGCCGGCTCGCTCCTCGCGCCCTTCCGGGACCCGGCCTTCCTCGCCTTCGCCGTCCCCATCTTCGGCGTGTCGGTCATCTTCTATCAGTCCCAGGTCGCGCTCCCCATGGACCTGAGCGCACGCGGCTTGACCGAGGCCCAGTTCGGCACCGTGCTCGCCGTCAACGGCGCGCTCATCGTGCTGCTCCAGCCCTTCACCGGCCGCGTGCTGCGCCACCTGCGCCGCGCCCAGGCCCTGGCCATCGCCGCCGCGCTCACCGGCCTGGGCTTCGGACTGCACAGCGTGTCCGCGCACATGGGCATCGCCGCCTGCGCCGTCGCCGTGTGGACACTGGGCGAGATGCTCCAGGCCCCCGTCGCGCCGTCCATCGTCGCGGACCTGGCGCCCTCCGGACTGCGCGGCAGCTACCAGGGCGCCTACCACATGCTCTGGGGAATGGCCTCCGGCACCGCCCCCGCGCTGGGAGGCTGGCTGCTGGGCCGCGCCGGCTCCTCCAGCCTGTGGATGACCTGCCTCGCGCTGGGGATCGTCTGCGCCGCGTGGCAGCTGGCCATCGCCGACTCCCGGCGGCGGCGCCTCGACGCCCAGCGCTCGCTGCGCACGGACCTCAGCCCGCTCGTCGACTAA
- the traC gene encoding outer membrane exchange accessory lipoprotein TraC yields MNSRGALGALALASLLALTACSAFSRAVKEGDAASEQQKWADAEAAYLRALAADPEASEVTVKLREVRKAWSQVVLEEARGVRVSGDLDGTMKRLVRALELDADNVAAREMLGTTLDERVAVGLAALKEDKLQEARAELDAVLAVAPDHAGAKKGVDAVQVAWAKRWFTTGDGLEKAGKLGNALVAYVRADQERVGATSARERAEVVRQKLRDEVAFLVVASAVEDHAGAPDVAQRLGAGRLASALPTQLPLRVVTEAPEGREGVRLDLSLERVLPLKAMEEAQRSHRYLAGKMSVPNPRRAGFETKLLQAERQQEEVDRKQATALREYLRFQAELTTLREGAERCRERERRECLDALRECGEAAMDAKSPGQLPSDCSPARCASGLCSKEEQLLTQKVFAVKEKQMLLEAAVERSETQRVDVRRHRDTVFREPVTVEEPMYSDFVYDVQLHRLTVTASVTAVMRDLLKEQVPAPRTEDFAVSHEDLAHKGYDRYGVLADPVQLRNELELRVEVGDKAVADLARRVKERFDAYRGKRVEDARRGMVRPGAEDVVETAVRALLLTADAPPPDILQPLARARGLNRPETLLGL; encoded by the coding sequence GTGAATTCTCGTGGCGCGCTTGGCGCGCTGGCCCTGGCCTCGCTGCTTGCCCTGACGGCCTGTTCGGCCTTCTCGCGAGCGGTGAAGGAGGGAGACGCCGCCAGCGAGCAGCAGAAGTGGGCGGACGCGGAGGCGGCCTACCTGCGCGCGCTGGCCGCGGACCCGGAGGCCTCCGAGGTCACGGTGAAGCTGCGCGAGGTGCGCAAGGCGTGGAGCCAGGTGGTGCTGGAGGAGGCCCGGGGCGTGCGTGTCTCCGGGGACCTGGACGGCACGATGAAGCGGCTGGTGCGCGCGCTGGAACTGGACGCGGACAACGTCGCCGCGCGCGAGATGCTGGGCACGACGTTGGACGAGCGCGTGGCGGTGGGTCTGGCGGCGCTCAAGGAGGACAAGCTCCAGGAGGCGCGCGCGGAGCTGGACGCGGTGCTGGCGGTGGCGCCAGACCACGCGGGCGCGAAGAAGGGCGTGGACGCGGTGCAGGTGGCGTGGGCGAAGCGCTGGTTCACGACGGGAGACGGGCTGGAGAAAGCGGGCAAGCTGGGCAACGCGCTGGTGGCCTACGTGCGCGCGGACCAGGAGCGCGTGGGCGCCACCTCGGCGCGGGAGCGGGCGGAGGTGGTGCGCCAGAAGCTGCGCGATGAGGTGGCCTTCCTCGTGGTGGCCTCCGCGGTGGAGGACCATGCGGGCGCGCCGGACGTGGCGCAGCGGCTGGGCGCGGGGCGGTTGGCGTCCGCGCTCCCCACCCAGCTTCCCCTGCGCGTGGTGACGGAGGCCCCGGAGGGCCGCGAGGGCGTGAGACTGGACCTGTCCCTGGAGCGGGTGTTGCCCCTCAAGGCGATGGAGGAGGCGCAGCGCTCGCACCGCTACCTCGCCGGGAAGATGTCCGTGCCCAACCCGCGCCGCGCCGGCTTCGAGACGAAACTCCTGCAGGCCGAGCGTCAGCAGGAGGAAGTGGACCGCAAGCAGGCCACGGCCCTGCGCGAGTACCTGCGGTTCCAGGCGGAGCTGACCACCCTGCGCGAGGGCGCCGAGCGCTGCCGCGAGCGTGAGCGCCGCGAGTGTCTGGACGCGCTGCGGGAGTGTGGCGAGGCCGCCATGGACGCGAAGTCGCCCGGCCAGCTCCCCAGCGACTGCAGCCCCGCGCGGTGCGCGAGTGGACTGTGCTCGAAGGAGGAGCAGCTGCTGACGCAGAAGGTGTTCGCGGTGAAGGAGAAGCAGATGCTGTTGGAGGCCGCCGTGGAGCGCTCGGAGACCCAGCGCGTGGACGTGCGGCGCCACCGCGACACCGTCTTCCGCGAGCCCGTCACCGTGGAGGAGCCCATGTATTCGGACTTCGTCTACGACGTGCAGCTGCACCGTCTCACCGTGACGGCCTCCGTCACCGCGGTGATGAGAGACCTCCTCAAGGAGCAGGTCCCCGCGCCGCGCACCGAGGACTTCGCGGTGTCTCACGAGGACCTGGCTCACAAGGGCTATGACCGGTACGGAGTGCTGGCGGACCCGGTGCAGCTGCGCAATGAGTTGGAGCTGCGCGTGGAGGTGGGGGACAAGGCCGTCGCCGACCTGGCTCGCCGCGTGAAGGAGCGCTTCGATGCGTACCGGGGCAAGCGCGTGGAGGACGCTCGCAGGGGCATGGTGCGCCCGGGTGCCGAGGACGTCGTGGAGACGGCCGTGCGCGCCCTCCTGCTCACCGCCGACGCGCCCCCGCCGGACATCCTCCAGCCCTTGGCCCGGGCCCGCGGTCTCAACCGCCCTGAAACACTGCTGGGCCTGTAG
- a CDS encoding hybrid sensor histidine kinase/response regulator yields MSEIGTAERPLRLLLVEDNPGDARLLQEELREVGTTHFEVLHVERLAEAVRVVSQEGRVDAVLLDLSLPDGHGLGNIPPLLQAAPSVPLVVLTGTDDERLAVRAVHEGAQDYLVKGQVSGPLLVRALRYAIERKRVEEGLKREEAARRTAAFREQFLGILGHDLRNPLQAISGNASLLLRHGGLSEPQRKAINRISISADRMARMINDLLDFTRTRLGAGYVLERARMNLHEVLRQVVEELEVAHPRRQFELRLAGNGWGDWDADRIAQAASNLVGNAVQYSPEDTTVRVAVADADDGVRVEVHNWGLPIPPERLTSIFDPFVRAQDLRGARRNGLGLGLYITHEIVRAHGGLLGVSSSTEEGTCFWLNLPRQYVVTGLGG; encoded by the coding sequence ATGAGCGAGATTGGCACGGCGGAGCGTCCCCTGCGCCTGCTCCTGGTGGAGGACAACCCGGGGGATGCGCGGCTGCTCCAGGAGGAGCTGCGCGAGGTGGGCACCACGCACTTCGAGGTGCTGCACGTGGAGCGGCTGGCGGAGGCCGTGCGGGTGGTGAGCCAGGAGGGCCGCGTGGACGCGGTGCTGTTGGACCTGTCGCTGCCGGATGGACACGGACTGGGCAACATCCCTCCGTTGCTCCAGGCCGCGCCGTCGGTGCCCCTGGTGGTGCTCACCGGGACGGATGACGAGCGGCTCGCGGTGCGCGCGGTCCATGAGGGCGCGCAGGACTATCTGGTGAAGGGGCAGGTGTCGGGCCCGCTGCTGGTGCGGGCGCTGCGGTATGCGATTGAGCGCAAGCGGGTGGAGGAGGGCCTCAAGCGAGAGGAGGCCGCGCGGCGCACGGCGGCGTTCCGCGAGCAGTTCCTGGGCATCCTCGGCCATGACTTGCGCAATCCGCTCCAGGCCATCTCCGGCAACGCGTCGCTGCTCTTGCGCCACGGCGGGTTGAGCGAGCCGCAGCGCAAGGCCATCAATCGCATCTCCATCTCCGCGGACCGCATGGCGCGGATGATCAACGACCTGCTGGACTTCACCCGGACGCGGCTGGGCGCGGGCTATGTGTTGGAGCGCGCGCGGATGAACCTGCACGAGGTGTTGCGGCAGGTGGTGGAGGAGCTGGAGGTGGCGCACCCCCGGCGCCAGTTCGAGCTGCGGCTCGCGGGCAACGGCTGGGGCGACTGGGACGCGGACCGCATCGCGCAGGCGGCGTCGAACCTGGTGGGAAACGCCGTGCAGTACTCCCCCGAGGACACGACGGTGCGAGTTGCCGTGGCGGACGCGGACGACGGCGTGCGGGTGGAGGTCCACAACTGGGGCCTGCCCATTCCCCCCGAGCGGCTGACCTCCATCTTCGACCCCTTCGTGCGCGCCCAGGACCTGCGCGGCGCGAGGCGCAATGGCCTGGGCCTGGGGCTCTACATCACCCACGAAATCGTGCGGGCCCACGGCGGCCTGCTGGGTGTGTCGTCCTCGACGGAGGAGGGGACGTGCTTCTGGTTGAACCTGCCCCGGCAGTATGTCGTCACGGGGTTGGGCGGCTGA
- a CDS encoding response regulator yields the protein MTQRPVVVLAEDDALLREMVAEAIEQEGYRVVACDNGFGALKAFFTEPRVDVLVLDWLLPDIEGQDLIRMLHAQRGLTELPVVLTTGLERELPVFEGAVCLLRKPFAADELSRILHRLTQANQPLAHVAGNASVL from the coding sequence ATGACCCAGCGTCCCGTCGTCGTCCTCGCGGAGGATGACGCCCTGCTTCGAGAGATGGTCGCGGAGGCCATCGAGCAGGAGGGCTATCGCGTCGTCGCATGCGACAACGGCTTTGGTGCCCTGAAGGCCTTCTTCACCGAGCCTCGCGTGGACGTGCTGGTGCTCGACTGGCTCCTGCCCGACATCGAGGGCCAGGACCTCATCCGGATGCTGCACGCGCAGCGCGGGCTGACGGAGCTGCCCGTGGTGCTCACCACCGGACTGGAGCGCGAGCTGCCCGTGTTCGAGGGCGCGGTGTGCCTCCTGCGCAAGCCCTTCGCCGCGGACGAGCTGTCGCGAATCCTCCACCGGCTCACCCAGGCGAACCAGCCCCTGGCGCACGTGGCCGGGAACGCCTCCGTCCTCTGA